The Chaetodon trifascialis isolate fChaTrf1 chromosome 16, fChaTrf1.hap1, whole genome shotgun sequence genome includes a region encoding these proteins:
- the birc2 gene encoding baculoviral IAP repeat-containing protein 2, translating into MDTLVQLKNNQFLMGLCRNGAPPDLQYDNSSELFRISTFARFPTSGVTERSLARAGWFYTGVGDRVQCFRCNVTAEGWQAGDCPTEKHRQLSPSCSFIQSLPSTANLLSSSHSAFSPLRIAPAIPLSGPGPAAPNPTASQGEEPVGYLNMGFSAPPPSSPLSSRGVEDMSHQRPTCHNPSMRREQDRLDSFQPWTLSIITPAELAKAGFYYLGQGDRVACFSCGGQLSNWEPGDRAVSEHQRHYPNCRFVRGDRADNVSLAGGASGGVTSQLSAGASALSNVSNPAMQQSEERLLTFVNWPSRIPVRPDQLAKAGFYYVGRNDDVKCFCCDGGLRCWESGDDPWVEHAKWFPRCEYLLQEKGQEFVHQIQARFPRLFEQLLTNGDSSSREFVDPPVVHLGPGEERSEDAVMMNTPVIKSALEMGFERSLVKQTVQSKILTSGENYRTVQELVSDLLSAEDQKREEEREMLAEAMASDGFTFVKRHQAALIQRLKSVEPVLEHLREQNVLSTEEYSGLKAQTSAQQQTARLIELVLTKGNAAAEVFRNWIQKNDVHLLRDLMAQSNEAASPSQDLSDLPMEEQLRRLQEERTCKVCMDKEVNIVFIPCGHLVVCKECAPSLRKCPICRGLVKGTVRTFLS; encoded by the exons ATGGACACTCTTGTTCAACTCAAAAACAACCAGTTTTTGATGGGGTTGTGTCGCAACGGGGCTCCACCTGACCTGCAGTATGATAACTCCTCAG AGCTCTTCCGCATCTCTACCTTCGCACGATTCCCAACTTCAGGAGTGACAGAGCGAAGCCTGGCGAGGGCAGGCTGGTTCTACACTGGTGTGGGCGACCGTGTGCAGTGTTTCAGGTGTAATGTGACGGCAGAGGGCTGGCAAGCTGGAGACTGTccaacagagaaacacagacagctctctccctcctgctccttcatCCAGAGCCTCCCATCTACAGCCAacctgctctcctcctcacactctGCCTTCTCGCCGCTCCGCATTGCCCCAGCCATACCA CTTTCTGGTCCGGGCCCAGCTGCTCCTAACCCAACAGCAAGCCAAGGCGAAGAGCCAGTTGGCTACCTAAACATGGGCTTCTCTGCTCCACCACCCTCCAGCCCACTTAGCTCTCGTGGTGTAGAGGACATGTCCCACCAGAGACCAACATGCCACAACCCCAGCATGCGCAGAGAGCAGGACCGCCTGGACTCCTTCCAGCCCTGGACGCTCTCCATTATTACTCCCGCTGAGCTCGCCAAGGCGGGCTTCTACTACCTGGGCCAGGGTGACAGAGTGGCCTGCTTCAGCTGCGGAGGACAG TTGAGTAACTGGGAACCAGGTGACAGAGCCGTGTCCGAACACCAGAGGCATTATCCAAACTGTCGCTTTGTGCGGGGGGACAGGGCTGACAACGTGTCGCTGGCAGGAGGAGCATCTGGAGGAGTAACTTCTCAGCTGTCTGCAGGAGCCTCAGCCCTCAGTAATGTGTCTAACCCTGCCATGCAGCAGAGCGAAGAGAGGCTGCTCACCTTCGTCAACTGGCCGTCTCGTATCCCCGTCAGACCCGACCAGCTGGCTAAAGCTGGATTCTACTATGTAG GTCGTAACGATGATGTCAAGTGTTTCTGCTGCGATGGAGGCCTGCGCTGCTGGGAGTCTGGAGACGATCCTTGGGTGGAACATGCTAAATGGTTTCCTCG GTGTGAATATTTGCTCCAGGAGAAGGGACAAGAGTTTGTCCACCAGATCCAGGCTCGCTTCCCTCGCCTGTTCGAGCAG CTTTTAACAAATGGAGACAGCAGCTCCAGAGAGTTTGTGGATCCACCTG tggTTCATCTCGGTCCTGGAGAGGAGCGGTCTGAGGACGCTGTCATGATGAACACCCCTGTGATTAAGTCTGCGTTAGAGATGGGTTTTGAGCGCAGTCTAGTCAAACAAACAGTCCAGAGCAAGATCCTGACCAGTGGAGAGAACTACAGGACAGTCCAGGAGCTGGTTTCAGACCTGCTGAGTGCAGAGGAccagaagagggaagaggagcgaGAGATGCTGGCGGAGGCGATGGCGTCAG ATGGTTTCACCTTTGTGAAAAGGCACCAGGCAGCGTTGATCCAGCGTCTGAAAAGCGTCGAGCCAGTGCTGGAGCATTTAAGAGAGCAAAATGTGTTAT CTACAGAGGAGTACAGCGGTCTCAAGGCTCAGACGTCGGCTCAGCAGCAAACCGCCAGGCTGATAGAGCTCGTCCTCACCAAGGGAAACGCTGCGGCAGAGGTCTTCCGCAACTGGATCCAGAAAAATGATGTCCACCTGTTGAGAGATCTCATGG cccAATCAAATGAAGCTGCATCACCAAGCCAAGACCTCTCAG acCTCCCCATGGAGGAGCAGCTGCGGCGCCTGCAGGAGGAGCGTACCTGCAAGGTGTGCATGGATAAAGAAGTCAACATTGTCTTCATCCCATGCGGACACCTGGTGGTGTGCAAAGAGTGCGCGCCTTCACTGCGAAAGTGCCCAATTTGCAGAGGCCTGGTCAAAGGCACAGTCCGAACCTTCCTCTCATAA